One Microvirga thermotolerans DNA window includes the following coding sequences:
- a CDS encoding metal ABC transporter substrate-binding protein: MPTRRHILLSLFAGALALAALPSAGRAQGGDRIEVVATFSILGDLVKQVGGDRVSVTTLVGPNGDAHVYAPSPADGRRLADARVVFVNGLRFEGWIDRLIASSGTKAAKVEAARGVKPLANGEEHGHGSGHAHDHGGADPHAWQNVANAKIYVANIRDGLIAADPAGKEAYEARAAAYLARLDALDAEVKDMVARIPEDRRRIITSHDAFRYFQEAYGIAFVAPQGVSTDAEASAKDVAKIIRQIRREKIKAVFVENVSDARLMDRIAQETGARIGDRVFSDALSGPDGPAGTYIDMMRHNIRAFSAALSS, from the coding sequence ATGCCGACGAGACGACACATCCTCCTTTCGCTCTTCGCGGGAGCGCTCGCCCTGGCCGCCCTGCCCTCCGCCGGGCGGGCCCAAGGCGGCGACAGGATCGAGGTGGTGGCCACCTTCTCCATTCTCGGGGATCTCGTGAAGCAGGTCGGCGGCGACCGGGTCTCCGTCACGACGCTCGTGGGCCCCAACGGCGACGCCCATGTCTACGCCCCGTCCCCGGCGGACGGGCGGCGCCTTGCGGATGCCAGGGTCGTGTTCGTCAACGGCCTCAGGTTCGAGGGCTGGATCGACCGGCTCATCGCCTCCTCGGGCACGAAGGCGGCGAAGGTCGAGGCGGCGCGGGGCGTTAAGCCGCTCGCAAACGGGGAGGAGCACGGCCATGGCTCCGGGCACGCCCACGACCATGGCGGGGCCGATCCCCATGCCTGGCAGAACGTCGCCAACGCCAAGATCTACGTCGCCAACATCCGGGACGGCCTGATCGCCGCCGATCCCGCCGGGAAGGAGGCCTACGAGGCCCGCGCCGCCGCCTATCTCGCCAGGCTCGACGCCCTGGACGCCGAGGTGAAGGACATGGTCGCGCGCATTCCGGAGGATCGCCGCCGGATCATCACGTCCCACGACGCCTTCCGCTATTTCCAGGAGGCCTACGGCATCGCCTTCGTGGCGCCCCAGGGCGTCTCGACGGACGCGGAGGCCTCCGCGAAGGACGTGGCCAAGATCATCCGCCAGATCCGGCGCGAGAAGATCAAGGCCGTCTTCGTGGAGAACGTCTCCGATGCGCGCCTCATGGATCGGATCGCCCAGGAGACCGGCGCGCGAATCGGCGACAGGGTGTTCTCCGACGCGCTCTCCGGGCCCGACGGGCCGGCGGGCACTTACATTGACATGATGAGGCACAATATAAGAGCCTTCAGCGCGGCCCTGTCGAGCTGA
- the aztB gene encoding zinc ABC transporter permease AztB, with the protein MADLFLAPFSDFEFMRRALVGAIAIALGGGPVGVFLMLRRMSLTGDAMAHAILPGAAIGYLIAGLSLPAMTVGGIVAGVAVAVAAGLVSRFTALKEDASLAAFYLLSLALGVTIVSLRGSNVDLLHVLFGTVLALDDRTLLLLASISTVTVLALALLYRPLVLECVDPTFLRSVSRAGTPTHLVFLGLVVLNLVGGFHALGTLLAVGMMMLPAAASRFWTNDITMMMLVSVAIGIVSGAGGLLLSFHAELPAGPAIILTAGGIYGLSLVLGREGGLLRLAWPGRHLEA; encoded by the coding sequence ATGGCCGACCTGTTCCTCGCGCCCTTCTCCGATTTCGAGTTCATGAGGCGCGCCCTCGTGGGCGCGATCGCCATCGCCCTCGGCGGCGGCCCGGTCGGGGTCTTCCTCATGCTGCGCCGCATGAGCCTCACCGGCGACGCCATGGCTCACGCCATCCTTCCCGGCGCCGCCATCGGATACCTGATCGCCGGCCTCTCGCTGCCCGCCATGACCGTCGGCGGGATCGTCGCCGGCGTCGCCGTCGCGGTGGCCGCGGGGCTCGTGTCCCGGTTCACGGCGCTGAAGGAGGATGCCTCGCTCGCGGCCTTCTACCTCCTCTCCCTGGCGCTCGGCGTCACCATCGTCTCCTTGCGCGGATCGAACGTGGACCTGCTGCACGTGCTCTTCGGCACCGTGCTCGCCCTGGACGACCGCACCCTGCTCCTCCTCGCCTCGATCTCGACCGTGACGGTCCTCGCCCTCGCGCTCCTCTACAGGCCGCTCGTGCTCGAATGCGTGGATCCCACCTTCCTGCGCTCCGTGAGCCGCGCCGGAACGCCGACCCACCTCGTCTTCCTCGGCCTCGTGGTTCTCAACCTCGTCGGCGGCTTCCATGCGCTCGGCACGCTGCTTGCGGTCGGCATGATGATGCTCCCCGCCGCCGCGTCGCGCTTCTGGACCAACGACATCACCATGATGATGCTCGTCTCCGTCGCCATCGGCATCGTCTCCGGGGCCGGAGGCCTGCTCCTGTCCTTTCATGCCGAGCTCCCCGCCGGTCCCGCCATCATCCTCACGGCGGGCGGCATCTACGGGCTGTCCCTCGTCCTCGGCCGCGAGGGCGGCCTGCTCCGGCTCGCCTGGCCGGGCAGGCACCTGGAGGCCTGA
- the aztA gene encoding zinc ABC transporter ATP-binding protein AztA: MRAASIRFDEVTLGYDRRPAVHHLRGEIAAGSLTAVVGPNGAGKSTLLKGIVGTLKPLEGRINIAPEGRTAVAYLPQAAEIDRTFPISVYDLVAMGLWSRSGLFGAVGRSDRTRIEEALAAVGLVGFERRPISTLSGGQMQRALFARLLLQDASLILLDEPFTAIDARTTVDLLALVRRWHDEKRTVVAVLHDLDMVRRTFPETLLIAREPVAWGATERVLSPENMLAARRMVEAHDPHAAPCRRSA, encoded by the coding sequence ATGCGCGCAGCGTCGATCCGCTTCGATGAGGTCACCCTCGGCTATGACCGCCGCCCGGCGGTGCACCACCTCCGGGGGGAAATCGCGGCCGGGAGCCTGACGGCGGTCGTGGGACCGAACGGGGCGGGCAAGTCGACCCTGCTCAAGGGGATCGTCGGCACGCTCAAGCCCCTCGAGGGCCGGATCAACATCGCCCCCGAAGGCCGGACGGCCGTCGCCTACCTTCCGCAGGCGGCGGAGATCGACCGCACGTTCCCGATCTCCGTCTACGACCTCGTGGCGATGGGCCTGTGGTCGCGTTCGGGACTTTTCGGCGCCGTCGGCCGCAGCGACAGGACCCGGATCGAGGAGGCTCTCGCGGCAGTGGGCCTCGTCGGCTTCGAGCGGCGTCCCATCTCCACCCTGTCCGGAGGCCAGATGCAGCGCGCCCTGTTCGCACGCCTCCTGCTCCAGGACGCCTCCCTGATCCTTCTGGACGAGCCCTTCACCGCCATCGACGCCAGGACCACGGTGGACCTCCTCGCCCTCGTCCGCCGGTGGCACGACGAGAAGCGGACCGTCGTCGCCGTGCTGCACGACCTGGACATGGTCCGGCGGACCTTTCCCGAGACTCTCCTGATCGCCCGCGAGCCCGTGGCCTGGGGAGCGACGGAGCGCGTGCTCAGCCCGGAGAACATGCTCGCGGCGCGGCGCATGGTCGAGGCCCACGACCCCCATGCCGCCCCGTGCCGGCGCAGCGCCTGA
- a CDS encoding glucan biosynthesis protein, which yields MFNRRQFLEYAAATAGLAAAGFSAPAMAQQGLKFGSSAPFSFEALKARAQEMARRPYAPPPQPSPEVLYQIDYDAHGKIKFKTDLALWANGPSEFPVTFFHLGRYFQKPVRMHVVENGQAREIVYDDAYFDMPADSPAHRLPDNSGFAGFRFQEARNGSLDWRKNDWVAFLGASYFRAIGELYQYGLSARGLAVDVAVYGRNEEFPDFTHFYFDTPQPDSDTVTVYALLDGPSVSGAYRFVMRRTKAVLMDLESAVYLRQDVSRLGIAPLTSMYWYSEKSKPTAIDWRPEIHDSDGLAMWTGTGERIWRPLNNPPRIITSAFTEENPKGFGLLQRDRNFDHYLDGVYYDRRPSLWIEPLGGWGKGSIQLVEIPTDDEIHDNVVVMWVPAEPARAGQSFDLRYRMYWTADEPFPTPLARVVATRFGNGGQAGTARPKGVRKFMVEFKGEPLARLPNGVIPRPVLTASRGEFSNILTEAVPNDVPGHWRTQFDLTVTGTEPVEMRCYLRQGDEVLSETWLYQYHPPF from the coding sequence ATGTTCAACCGTCGTCAGTTTCTGGAATACGCCGCCGCCACGGCGGGCCTTGCCGCCGCGGGCTTTTCCGCCCCCGCCATGGCCCAGCAGGGATTGAAGTTCGGGTCTTCAGCGCCCTTCTCCTTCGAGGCCCTGAAGGCCCGGGCGCAGGAGATGGCCCGCAGGCCCTACGCGCCCCCGCCCCAGCCCTCGCCGGAGGTGCTCTATCAGATCGACTACGACGCTCACGGCAAGATCAAGTTCAAGACCGATCTCGCCCTGTGGGCCAACGGGCCGAGCGAGTTCCCGGTCACCTTCTTCCATCTCGGCCGCTACTTCCAGAAGCCGGTGCGCATGCACGTGGTCGAGAACGGACAGGCCCGCGAGATCGTCTACGACGACGCCTATTTCGACATGCCGGCGGACTCGCCGGCCCACAGGCTGCCGGACAATTCCGGCTTCGCGGGCTTCCGCTTCCAGGAAGCGCGGAACGGCTCCCTCGACTGGCGCAAGAACGACTGGGTCGCGTTCCTCGGCGCATCCTATTTCCGCGCCATCGGCGAACTCTACCAGTACGGCCTCTCGGCGCGGGGGCTCGCCGTGGACGTCGCCGTCTACGGCAGGAACGAGGAGTTCCCCGACTTCACCCATTTCTACTTCGACACGCCGCAGCCGGACTCCGACACGGTGACCGTCTACGCCCTCCTCGACGGCCCGAGCGTCTCGGGCGCCTACCGCTTCGTCATGCGCAGGACGAAGGCGGTGCTCATGGACCTGGAAAGCGCCGTGTACCTGCGCCAGGACGTGAGCCGCCTCGGCATCGCGCCGCTGACCTCCATGTACTGGTACTCGGAGAAGTCGAAGCCCACCGCCATCGACTGGCGGCCGGAGATCCACGACTCGGACGGCCTCGCCATGTGGACGGGCACGGGCGAGCGGATCTGGCGCCCGCTCAACAACCCGCCCCGGATCATCACCTCCGCCTTCACGGAGGAGAACCCGAAGGGCTTCGGCCTGCTGCAGCGCGACCGGAACTTCGACCACTACCTCGACGGCGTCTATTACGACCGCCGCCCCTCCCTGTGGATCGAGCCGCTGGGCGGATGGGGCAAGGGCTCGATCCAGCTCGTCGAGATCCCGACCGACGACGAGATCCATGACAACGTCGTCGTCATGTGGGTTCCGGCCGAGCCGGCCCGGGCGGGCCAGTCCTTCGACCTGCGCTACCGGATGTACTGGACCGCGGACGAGCCCTTCCCCACGCCCCTCGCCCGGGTCGTGGCGACCCGCTTCGGCAACGGCGGCCAGGCCGGCACGGCCAGGCCGAAGGGGGTGCGCAAGTTCATGGTCGAGTTCAAGGGCGAGCCCCTGGCGCGCCTGCCGAACGGCGTGATCCCGCGCCCGGTGCTGACCGCGTCCCGCGGCGAGTTCTCCAACATTCTCACCGAAGCCGTGCCCAACGACGTGCCGGGCCACTGGCGCACGCAGTTCGACCTGACGGTGACCGGAACCGAGCCGGTGGAGATGCGCTGCTACCTGCGCCAGGGGGACGAGGTCCTGAGCGAGACCTGGCTCTACCAGTACCACCCGCCGTTCTAG
- a CDS encoding TAXI family TRAP transporter solute-binding subunit codes for MRKTFTRRLVGAAAALALAGAGLPAQAQDFINILTGGTSGVYYPLGVAISKVLTEKMPGSRPSVQATKASVENLNLLQQGKGELAFTLGDSLAMGWAGDEEAGFKAKLDKLRGVTAIYPNYIQVVASKDSGIKTLADLKGKRLSVGAPKSGTELNARAILAGAGLTYKDLGKVEYLPFGESVELMKNRQLDATLQSAGLGVSSIRDLATSVDIVVVEIPAAVVEKVGSPYVKATIPANTYEGQTAPVQTAAVVNYLVTREGVSDDTVYKMTKAIYESLPELAAAHAAAKEIKLESALSGMPVPVHPGAQRYFDEKGVKKGS; via the coding sequence ATGCGAAAAACCTTCACCCGCCGCCTCGTCGGAGCGGCCGCCGCCCTCGCCCTCGCCGGCGCCGGCCTGCCCGCGCAGGCCCAGGATTTCATCAACATCCTGACGGGAGGGACCTCGGGCGTCTATTATCCGCTTGGCGTCGCCATCTCCAAGGTTCTCACAGAGAAGATGCCGGGCAGCCGCCCCTCGGTCCAGGCGACGAAGGCCTCGGTGGAGAACCTGAACCTGCTCCAGCAGGGCAAGGGCGAGCTGGCCTTCACCCTCGGCGACAGCCTCGCCATGGGCTGGGCCGGCGACGAGGAGGCCGGGTTCAAGGCCAAGCTCGACAAGCTGCGCGGCGTCACGGCGATCTATCCCAACTACATCCAGGTGGTCGCCTCCAAGGATTCCGGTATCAAGACCCTGGCCGACCTGAAGGGCAAGCGCCTCTCCGTCGGCGCGCCGAAGTCCGGCACGGAGCTCAACGCCCGGGCGATCCTGGCGGGGGCGGGCCTCACCTACAAGGACCTCGGCAAGGTCGAGTATCTGCCCTTCGGCGAGTCCGTCGAGCTGATGAAGAACCGCCAGCTCGACGCCACCCTCCAATCGGCGGGCCTCGGCGTCTCGTCGATCCGCGACCTCGCGACCTCCGTCGACATCGTGGTGGTCGAGATCCCGGCCGCCGTGGTGGAGAAGGTCGGCTCTCCTTACGTGAAGGCGACGATCCCGGCCAACACCTACGAGGGCCAGACCGCGCCCGTCCAGACGGCGGCGGTGGTGAACTACCTCGTCACCCGCGAGGGCGTGAGCGACGACACGGTCTACAAGATGACGAAGGCCATCTACGAGAGCCTGCCCGAGCTTGCCGCCGCCCACGCGGCCGCCAAGGAGATCAAGCTCGAGAGCGCCCTCAGCGGCATGCCGGTCCCGGTCCATCCGGGCGCGCAGCGCTACTTCGACGAGAAGGGCGTGAAGAAGGGCTCTTAA
- a CDS encoding TRAP transporter permease: MSQRANTSELAQMEAPSESVNPEHGLPESFGEGFWGRLLFWIAVSFSTFQIVTSFGIPLDQPFLAGASLFHILGGVMATWVVWLVVQAVRRRGTVDGVLAWLSVALAFGLILKFGGSIPSQVVRALHVGFLCLVAGAMIANHRSGTSALRALGWIVGLAGFGVGLYQWALYNDLVVRAGELTSGDLVVGIAALVILIYLVWRVMGPALPIVAGLFLAYCLLGNYLPAPLDHRGYSLEQVIEHMSFGTEGIYATPTLVSATYIFLFILFGAFMEKAGVIDFFNDISMAVFGDKQGGPGKVCVASSALMGTVSGSGVANVVASGQFTIPLMKRFGFTSAFAGGVEATSSMGGQIMPPVMGAVAFIMAETIDVPYAKIVEAAIIPAILYFAACYLAVHLEAGKRNLRGLPKAELPNAWAEMKAKWFLVAPLGVLVYLLFAGYTPLFAGAVGLSLTVALILGTAIAAGLTVPALRVAFWIGLALVSAYSLASSVTLVVVIVALLSLWNAFSGRGRTTLQACVDAMADGARQALPVGLACAVVGIVIGTMTLTGLGTIVGTWMISIGKDNIFAALVLTMIFSLILGMGIPTIPNYIITSSLAAPILLQLNVPLIVSHMFVFYFGIMADLTPPVALAAFAAAPMAKESGLKIGVQAVKIALPGFIVPYMAVYDPTLMLQPVPGLEGVGYWLAVLYIVFKASVAMVLWGMAAVGYFLKPLAWWERAWAAAAAALLVAAIPLTDEAGFVLAALFVGFHIWKIRKTAAPLPATRS; encoded by the coding sequence ATGAGCCAGAGAGCAAACACGTCCGAACTCGCCCAGATGGAGGCTCCCTCCGAGAGCGTGAACCCGGAGCATGGCCTCCCGGAGAGCTTCGGGGAAGGGTTCTGGGGCAGGCTCCTGTTCTGGATCGCGGTGTCGTTCTCAACCTTCCAGATCGTCACGTCCTTCGGAATTCCGCTCGATCAGCCCTTCCTGGCCGGCGCGAGCCTCTTTCATATTCTCGGCGGCGTCATGGCGACCTGGGTCGTATGGCTGGTCGTGCAGGCCGTGCGCCGGCGCGGCACCGTCGACGGCGTTCTCGCATGGCTTTCCGTAGCGTTGGCCTTCGGCCTCATCCTGAAGTTCGGCGGCAGCATTCCGAGCCAAGTGGTGCGTGCGCTGCATGTCGGCTTCCTCTGCCTCGTGGCAGGAGCGATGATCGCCAATCATCGTTCGGGCACGTCGGCGCTGCGGGCCCTGGGCTGGATCGTGGGCCTCGCAGGCTTCGGCGTCGGCCTCTACCAATGGGCGCTCTACAACGACCTTGTGGTCCGCGCGGGCGAGCTGACGAGCGGCGATCTCGTCGTGGGCATCGCGGCGCTCGTCATCCTGATCTATCTGGTCTGGAGGGTGATGGGGCCTGCTCTTCCCATCGTCGCGGGCCTGTTCCTCGCCTATTGCCTTCTCGGCAATTACCTGCCCGCGCCTCTCGACCACCGCGGCTATTCGCTCGAGCAGGTGATCGAGCACATGTCCTTCGGAACCGAAGGAATCTATGCGACGCCGACGCTGGTCTCGGCCACCTACATCTTCCTGTTCATCCTGTTCGGTGCCTTCATGGAGAAGGCCGGCGTCATCGACTTCTTCAACGACATCTCGATGGCCGTGTTCGGCGACAAGCAGGGCGGGCCGGGCAAGGTCTGCGTCGCATCGTCAGCGTTGATGGGCACCGTTTCCGGTTCGGGCGTCGCCAACGTGGTGGCCTCGGGCCAGTTCACGATTCCCTTGATGAAGCGCTTCGGCTTCACCTCCGCCTTCGCGGGCGGCGTGGAAGCCACTTCCTCCATGGGCGGGCAGATCATGCCTCCGGTCATGGGCGCCGTGGCCTTCATCATGGCCGAGACCATCGACGTGCCTTATGCCAAGATCGTGGAAGCCGCGATCATCCCGGCGATCCTCTACTTCGCGGCCTGCTATCTCGCCGTGCACCTTGAGGCCGGCAAGCGCAACCTGCGGGGGCTGCCCAAGGCGGAGCTGCCGAATGCGTGGGCCGAAATGAAGGCCAAGTGGTTCCTCGTCGCTCCGCTCGGGGTGCTCGTCTACCTGCTCTTCGCGGGCTATACGCCCCTCTTCGCCGGTGCCGTCGGCTTGTCGCTCACGGTGGCGCTCATCCTCGGCACGGCCATCGCCGCGGGTCTCACGGTTCCGGCGCTGCGCGTCGCGTTCTGGATCGGGCTCGCCCTCGTTTCGGCCTATTCGCTGGCATCGAGCGTGACGCTCGTCGTCGTCATCGTGGCTCTGCTGTCGCTCTGGAACGCCTTCTCAGGACGGGGCCGCACCACGCTGCAGGCCTGCGTCGATGCCATGGCCGACGGCGCGCGCCAGGCGCTGCCCGTGGGCCTTGCCTGTGCGGTGGTCGGCATCGTGATCGGCACGATGACGCTTACGGGTCTCGGCACTATCGTCGGCACCTGGATGATCTCGATCGGCAAGGACAACATCTTCGCCGCTCTCGTGCTCACGATGATCTTCAGCCTGATCCTCGGCATGGGCATCCCGACCATCCCGAACTACATCATCACCTCGTCGCTGGCCGCGCCCATTCTGCTGCAGCTGAATGTGCCGCTCATCGTCTCGCACATGTTCGTCTTCTATTTCGGCATCATGGCGGATCTGACTCCGCCGGTGGCGCTGGCCGCGTTTGCGGCAGCGCCCATGGCCAAGGAATCGGGCCTCAAGATCGGCGTGCAGGCGGTGAAGATCGCCCTGCCGGGCTTCATCGTGCCTTACATGGCCGTCTACGATCCGACTCTTATGCTGCAGCCCGTGCCCGGGCTCGAAGGCGTGGGCTATTGGCTGGCGGTGCTCTACATCGTCTTCAAGGCGTCCGTCGCGATGGTCCTGTGGGGCATGGCCGCGGTCGGATACTTCCTGAAGCCGCTGGCATGGTGGGAGCGCGCCTGGGCTGCCGCCGCCGCAGCCCTCCTCGTCGCCGCGATCCCGCTCACCGACGAGGCCGGCTTCGTCCTGGCAGCCCTCTTCGTCGGCTTCCACATCTGGAAGATCCGCAAGACCGCGGCGCCGCTGCCGGCCACCCGCTCGTGA
- a CDS encoding DUF1850 domain-containing protein, translating into MICLLAGSKTVPLLAGALTLAWTHSVEKILWEEDWRSGPAGLELVEARVRGSGAGMDPPPEARFEDGVWKWRPRVPPVGEVVLRRSGATADWRVCIDGLCRPMGDLVPPQADPIMMKSCAPP; encoded by the coding sequence GTGATCTGCCTTCTCGCAGGCTCGAAGACCGTGCCGCTCCTGGCCGGCGCCCTGACCCTCGCCTGGACCCATTCGGTGGAGAAGATCCTCTGGGAGGAGGACTGGCGATCCGGTCCAGCCGGGCTCGAGCTCGTCGAGGCGCGGGTGCGCGGGTCCGGGGCGGGCATGGACCCGCCGCCGGAGGCGCGATTCGAGGACGGAGTCTGGAAGTGGCGGCCCCGGGTGCCGCCGGTGGGGGAAGTCGTGCTGCGGCGCTCGGGCGCGACGGCGGACTGGCGGGTCTGCATCGACGGGCTCTGCCGGCCGATGGGCGACCTGGTGCCGCCTCAGGCCGACCCGATCATGATGAAGTCCTGCGCCCCGCCTTGA
- a CDS encoding gamma-glutamyltransferase, translated as MSETPVFSTAAVAAPHPAVAETGLTILAAGGNAVEAAVAMAASAAAVRPRAAGLGGDGFWLVREPGGKVYALDASGPAGSQATIRRCRDKGFEAPPLEGPEACLTVAGAVGGWILALELARALGGRLPLDLLLGDAIRLARQGSGPVEPAVSAPGTGAPRPVPQAAEGALPVPAAPGAAPEAPPLSPMLADTLGQLAHAGLGDFYRGDVGREIAADLERLGSPVLRRDLEGHRARAVEPLAIRLRAATLFAPPPPSQGLAVLLAAGILDRMAVRRTEGADLQHALIEAVKRAYAVRDRVVADPWEVPQDPVSFFRAGWLEREAAAAAADRAGAFATPVPPQGRSLWIGCVDRDGLAVSCTHGLGPEGGSRSLLPATGILWHARGMGFSLDPGGWNPLEPGRRPFHALAPVLAAFDGGRVLAFGAGGAEEPQVEAQLFARHAQAGLSLAEALEAPRWALLPGEGGGPGILRIEAGFDPSLARELDRRGHRVEEEESGEVAGAFGEAGMLVKSPGDGRVAGAWDPRSGGAVLGL; from the coding sequence ATGTCCGAAACGCCCGTTTTCTCCACCGCCGCCGTCGCCGCTCCCCATCCGGCCGTCGCCGAGACCGGCCTGACGATCCTGGCCGCAGGGGGCAACGCGGTCGAGGCTGCGGTCGCCATGGCGGCGAGCGCCGCCGCCGTCCGCCCCCGCGCCGCCGGCCTCGGCGGCGACGGCTTCTGGCTCGTGCGGGAGCCCGGAGGGAAGGTCTATGCCCTCGACGCCTCAGGCCCGGCAGGGAGCCAGGCGACGATCCGGCGCTGCCGGGACAAGGGCTTCGAGGCGCCGCCCCTCGAAGGCCCGGAGGCCTGCCTGACCGTGGCGGGCGCCGTCGGCGGCTGGATCCTGGCCCTCGAACTCGCCCGGGCCCTCGGAGGGCGCCTGCCCCTCGATCTTCTGCTGGGCGATGCGATCCGCCTGGCCCGGCAGGGCAGCGGACCGGTCGAGCCGGCCGTCTCCGCGCCGGGCACGGGCGCTCCTCGCCCCGTTCCGCAGGCGGCGGAGGGGGCGTTGCCCGTCCCCGCGGCCCCCGGGGCTGCGCCGGAGGCGCCGCCGCTTTCGCCCATGCTGGCCGATACCCTCGGCCAGCTGGCCCATGCCGGGCTCGGCGACTTCTATCGCGGGGACGTGGGGCGGGAGATCGCCGCCGATCTGGAGAGGCTCGGCAGCCCGGTCCTGCGGCGCGACCTCGAGGGCCACAGGGCCCGCGCGGTCGAGCCCCTCGCCATCCGCCTGCGCGCCGCGACCCTCTTCGCTCCGCCTCCTCCGAGCCAGGGGCTGGCGGTCCTGCTCGCCGCCGGAATCCTCGACCGCATGGCGGTGCGCCGGACGGAGGGGGCCGATCTCCAGCACGCGCTGATCGAGGCGGTGAAGCGGGCCTACGCGGTGCGGGACCGCGTGGTCGCCGATCCTTGGGAGGTGCCGCAGGACCCGGTCTCCTTCTTCCGGGCCGGATGGCTGGAGCGGGAGGCGGCCGCCGCCGCGGCCGACCGGGCGGGGGCCTTCGCCACCCCGGTCCCGCCGCAGGGGCGCTCGCTCTGGATCGGCTGCGTCGACCGGGACGGTCTCGCGGTCTCCTGCACCCATGGCCTCGGCCCGGAGGGCGGCTCCCGCTCCCTCCTGCCCGCGACCGGCATCCTCTGGCACGCGCGGGGGATGGGATTCTCCCTCGACCCCGGCGGCTGGAATCCTCTGGAGCCGGGGCGCAGGCCGTTCCACGCCCTCGCTCCCGTCCTGGCCGCCTTCGACGGCGGGCGGGTGCTCGCCTTCGGCGCTGGCGGCGCCGAGGAGCCGCAGGTCGAGGCGCAGCTTTTCGCCCGCCATGCCCAGGCCGGGCTGTCCCTGGCCGAGGCGCTGGAGGCGCCGCGCTGGGCGCTGCTGCCCGGGGAAGGCGGCGGACCGGGAATCCTGCGGATCGAGGCGGGTTTCGACCCCTCCCTTGCCCGGGAGCTCGACCGCCGGGGGCACCGGGTCGAGGAGGAGGAGAGCGGGGAGGTCGCCGGCGCCTTCGGGGAGGCGGGAATGCTCGTCAAGTCTCCCGGCGACGGCCGGGTGGCGGGGGCATGGGATCCGCGCTCCGGCGGCGCCGTCCTCGGGCTGTGA
- a CDS encoding nickel/cobalt transporter — translation MSVSVKPAAGALDLPGSSRRRLALRLALALAAVAAVALAAALLLWWLAPGAAPPARNPFGMGLREAAPTGGLGAYILDVQGRFYRGLQQAVAALKDDGAALRTLVAIGFAYGVFHAAGPGHGKGVIAAYLVADGRALAKGFALSLAAALVQALVAILIVSVFALLFRATAATMTRVATAVEWASFAAVALVGALLAWRKAGRVLDVLALARGPMTGPACGDCDHVHMPEPEELRRLTRWRDMAGVVLAAGMRPCTGALVVLVFALSQGLFAAGVAATLAMALGTALTTGAIAALAVFAKKAALALAGGRGARGEIAIALMELLAAAFVAVLGGSLLFGFWASGAAS, via the coding sequence ATGTCCGTGAGCGTGAAGCCCGCCGCCGGAGCCCTGGACCTGCCCGGCTCCAGCCGGCGCCGCCTGGCCCTGCGCCTGGCCCTCGCCCTCGCCGCGGTGGCGGCCGTCGCCCTCGCCGCCGCCCTTCTCCTGTGGTGGCTCGCGCCGGGCGCCGCTCCGCCCGCGCGCAACCCCTTCGGCATGGGCCTGCGGGAGGCCGCGCCCACGGGCGGCCTCGGCGCCTACATCCTCGACGTGCAGGGGCGCTTCTACCGGGGCCTGCAGCAGGCCGTCGCCGCCCTGAAGGACGACGGCGCAGCGCTCCGGACCCTCGTCGCCATCGGCTTCGCCTACGGCGTCTTCCATGCGGCCGGTCCGGGACACGGCAAGGGCGTCATCGCGGCCTACCTCGTCGCCGACGGGCGCGCCCTTGCCAAGGGCTTCGCCCTCAGCCTCGCGGCCGCCCTCGTCCAGGCGCTGGTCGCGATCCTGATCGTGAGCGTCTTCGCCCTTCTCTTCCGCGCCACCGCCGCAACCATGACCCGGGTCGCGACCGCCGTGGAATGGGCGAGCTTCGCGGCCGTGGCTCTCGTCGGTGCCCTCCTCGCCTGGCGCAAGGCCGGCCGGGTGCTGGACGTGCTCGCCCTGGCCCGCGGGCCCATGACGGGTCCCGCGTGCGGAGACTGCGACCACGTGCACATGCCGGAGCCCGAGGAACTGCGCCGCCTGACCCGCTGGCGCGACATGGCAGGCGTGGTGCTGGCCGCCGGCATGCGCCCCTGCACGGGGGCCCTGGTGGTGCTGGTCTTCGCCCTCTCGCAGGGCCTGTTCGCCGCCGGCGTCGCGGCGACCCTCGCCATGGCGCTCGGAACCGCCCTCACCACCGGGGCCATCGCGGCGCTCGCGGTCTTCGCCAAGAAGGCGGCCCTGGCGCTTGCGGGCGGGCGCGGGGCGCGGGGGGAGATCGCCATCGCTCTCATGGAACTGCTCGCGGCCGCCTTCGTCGCGGTGCTCGGCGGCAGCCTGCTGTTCGGCTTCTGGGCCTCGGGGGCCGCGAGCTAG